Within Desmodus rotundus isolate HL8 chromosome 6, HLdesRot8A.1, whole genome shotgun sequence, the genomic segment GCAAGAGAGAGCATGCCTGAACTAAAGATGCAGTACACACGCACACTCAAAACATACTATGCTGTACGCATTTGTACAGATTTGGGTGATTTGTTGTAAAATCATTGCTGAATAGATGAATGACATGTTCTAGAATTTCTGCTATTTCCATAACCCTTTTATCATTTTCATAGACACCTAAGAACTGAAATTTGCTTATATTGAGGAAATATCCtctttcttttcatgtttgtGAACTATTTGTTGTGACATATTTCAGGCCAAAGATTTCCATAGGATGtagtaaaaaacaaagaaatcttaatgttacaggagaaactcccagaaactcagttcttcttgcCAAAGCAATAAAGAATCACAGATCAGCGAGCCTATTAGTGTGCACACAAAGTTTATTGGTGATccattctcatggaagagaatggcCTTACCTAAGGTGGGGGgtgaaaagcaaaggcaaagcAGGGTAAGGGTAGCAAAAGTAAGGGCAGCCAAAGGTTGGGGTGACATGTGCCACAGGTCCTTTGTTCTGATGACTTACATGGTTGGCAGGATGGGGGTGAACTTATACATTGATTaatgggtaaaggtggtgctaACTTTTCCAGGGGGACATGACTGCccaaatttaaatatgtatggGGGGTCTGTTAGCTTGAATCCctatcttgctccagaccccatttgttcatcttgttgtaaaacagatacgTGACAGGAAGCAGTGAATTAAAGTTGGGGCAGCTACCCAAAGTTACTTATGGGCTCTCTATGTAAGCATTAGGGACTCCCttgtaaaacagatagtgaccagaggtaagCAATTAACCAATGTTTTTATATGAGCTTCTTCCACTGGACACCTTggaccctctcctcttcctccttttaggTCTTCAGGTGGaagcagtttcaaaggctttctttccaaGATGGTGGAAacaatacatagaatttcaaggactgccctCCTCCTGTGTTATCATGGTGTTTCTCGTGATgtaacacctggcaatcttaatGGACCAGGCTCAGGAATGCTGAGTTTCACTGGGCTTTAGATttcaacataaatatttttgcGGGGAgggaacacaaatattcagtctataGCAGAAGCCTTTGGCTTCATGGTCAGATTGGAAGACATTCTTGCTAAGATCAGATAAACACAGTGGATGGAGGAAGACAGATACCAAAAGGGCACGGGGCAAAGTGGTGGGTGAGGGATACAGAATACATATCTTCCCTGTCAAAACCAATTTATCCCTCCCCTCTATTCAATAATGTTTTATGCTTTCATTATGAGATATAATATTACTGATTGCCTATATCAGTAACATGTATACATAAACATCATATGTTGacgatgcagatcccggcccacaggatccggtgttgtggctgcaatatacacatacacacagactacagaaatcctgtggaggaaaagggatggcgcggccactccctcaagaggagagcgccctgacccttgccttgacaggcttttattgtttttctagcccccttacatcaaagatggtcctcccttactatgcaaaggtttgtttggggtggttatcttttacagacaaaggagaggatgtcactgaatacatcaaagaaggatatttgcaatgtaaaaggagaaatggtagAAACCGACTATGTTCTATACCTGGGAGGTTTAacccagattttgggaagataaagatattcagtaaacatttgcttgcctcagggtgagggagttttagcaagagcaagtctcatagcagtcaaggtacaatgcaggcctgatttcccactggagaacctatccacgGACGTGGGTCCTgactgccaacctcgctccccactggcttttctgagtgggggctgagccacatttcccacacttggaatggttccccacaataTGTATGTCTTGCCAAAATGCTAGGAAGCCCAAAACGACACTGTGTTTATCATCACTATCATCACTATGTCTGCCCAGCTACTCGGCTGAACATCTGGCACATGAAAGAAGGTCTTTATTTCTGCAAACTTTAAAGGGCTGTACTAAGTGATTCACTTCATTAAATATGAGATAAAGATGTTAATGATTATGTGTGACTATCTGGCTTCCAACTTCCACAATCCCTGCTCTCTACTTAACCACAATATTATAGCTCTAGAAGAAATCCTAACCTTGGCTacaattccttttctcttttgctgaTAGTCTCCTTTGGCCATTAGTTATCTTTGATCTCATTTTGGTTTCAACCTTTTGTCCTAATTCCTAAAACTGGAcagaattttttcttattcttttcttttcttttttcaattctttattaaattattggAGTAACATTAGTTAATAGGATCATAtggttttcaagtgtacatttctatgacacaagATCTGTGCATTACACTGTGTGCCCTCCACCCATagtcaaatcatcttctatcACCATAATTTAGGCCCATtccactccccaccacctcccaatccccttccctctggtaaccaccatgctgttgtttgtgtgtgtctttgagtttcagttttgtatcccacatattagtgaaatcatgtggctctcagctttttctgactgatttatttcacttagcataatattctcgaggtccatccatgttattatAAATGCCTTATTCTATGTTCTCTAGAACACTTTTATAAGCCTGACTACTACTACTCCAGTACTTCTAAAACTGGGTTTAGTCTTTTTGTTATGAGTTAAATTTTGTCCTTCATACAGATATGTTGAAGTTATAACCACAATACCACAAATATGTCACCTCCAAGTGTGGCCTTATTTAGTAATAGGgttgttgcagatgtaattagttaagatgatgTCATACTGGAGTAGGATAAGCCTTTAATCCAAAATGACTAGTATCCttataagaaacaaaagactagTGAAGACAGACACACTAGGTGAATACCATGTGAAGATAGGTAAGGTCATACATTTAGCGACTATGAACATTAGGATGTCGACATATTTGTAGGGCCATTATTATGCCTACCATATATAGTATAATCTCATTTTTgtagtatgtatatttatatatgaacatTTGCTCCTAGAAATACAATTGGGTATGTATAATTTGATGTTAAATTTGAAGATATAATAGCTGTATTGCTAAAATgtatacagaattcaaaataagaTAAGTAATACTGGTTGAAGCTAAGAGAATTTTCTGAGAAATATTTCTTCAGAACAAACTATACATatttcacatgcacacacaggaagGATTTGGGGTATATGAGAGGATACTGGGAATTACCTTTGGAGAGGTCAAAAAGAGCAGTGAATGAAGCACATGCAAAAATCACTCAGGCTCTGGAGTGACATCAGTATCATGGTGAAATAAGAAGCCCTCAGCTCTTGTTCACCTGCAGAGTTACCATACCAACAACAACATAAAGACTAAATTGTCTTTGTGAGAACTGCAGAAACCAGTTAAGAAGTTGCAGCACCCCGGCTGAGCAAAGCCAAGAAGAGTCACAGAAGTTGGTAAGAATTTTGTTGCATTTACCAGCCATAATAACCCCTCTCCCTATGGAACAGCATAGTGCAATTAGGAGAAAAACTCCTAACTCATGGCTTCTCTgtagggagagaaagggaggaatgAAACATCCATCCAACACTTTGCTCTATCAGACAACTTTTCTAAGGACTAGTTTTTGTCTCATTCAACTCAGCTCTGACAGGAACCAATATATTTTGGATGTCTGGGGGCTACTAAGACCAAAGGTGAGTATGGTAGCTTGTTGCAGCACCAGAGAGACTGCATTACCAAGGGCAGACAGCAGAGAAGGCAAAACTTTacaaactttttataaataagcaAAGGCAAATCTCTTTGACAAAGAAGTGACAATGAATAAACTCAGAGAAGACACATACACCCCCCCAAAATTTGAGATGCACCAGAATCTATGATCAGGCTGCTTATTGAAGTTCTACCCTTGTACAAAGCCATTCTGTAAAGACTGGGAAAAGTggctttttttttgcaaatactcaaacttcaacaaaaattacaaagtatacaaagaaacaaggaaacatggccaaatcaaaagaacaacaacaaaaaaaaaatctccagacACCAATGCTAAGGAAATAGAGATCTGAGAATTACCTGACAAAGACTTCAGAATAACCATCTTAAAGATGCTCAGTGAGctaaaaaagaacacaaacaaataaataaaatcagaaaaatgtataaacaaaatatttttttaatgaaaaggaaaggaattatttatttaaaagttatacagactgaagttctttagaatacccacaaatgcacacagtccttcctcttccctctgtccagtccagggtaccatatctcaggaaagaagtagaagtctgtggttcaggctcctggcaccatcagctgtttcaccaccacgatctccagttaatccaaagccatgtggcaccttctcatggcccaccagcaagagtcctttaaccccttctcttccaggcaaagtctctactgcttcctaagccatgtggcaaaagggagcaccccagaGCCACGTGGTCCCAACCCCTGCCAAAGCCATGTAGTCCCCCAAAAGATgcatggtcccaaaaagagatgcctaatggctgctgcgcctgggtttTAACAGAATAACATATTAATAAAGAGATaaaccctatttaaaaaaaaccagaaatTCTATAGGTATACACTAACAGAATTGAAAATTTCACAAGTTGGATTCAATAACAGACTTGATCGAGCAAAAGAAGGAATCAGTAAACTTGAAGACTTGTCATGTTAAATTATATGTCAgagtagtaaaagaaaaaaaaatgaagaaaatttaagtGAGCCTAAGGGACTTATAGGTCACCATAAGTAAGTACAATATGCATTAAGGGAGTCAAAGAAGACAAAAGATAGAGAAAGGGACAGAGTATATCTGAAGAAATAGTAACCAACATTTCtcaaatttgagaaaaaaaatgaaaatacaagtttAGGAAGAGAATTTCAACTAGGATAAATTCCAAATAACCCACACTGATACACAATATGATAAAATTGTCAAAAAAtcccagacaaagaaagaatcttgaaagcagcaagataaaagtgGCACAGGCAAAGGAactcccataagattatcagaacattatcagcagatttctcagtAGAAACACtgcaggccagaaaggagtgagataataaaaaacatgaatatCATATCTGGCAAAACTGCCCATCAAAACCgaaagaaattaaaactttcccagataaacaaaagctgagagaGTTTATCACCAAAAGACATGCCCTACAGGAAATGCTAAAGAAAGTcattcaatttaaaatgaaaagacaatagaCTGCAatataaaaaacatacaaaaatataaaactctgtGGTAAAGTTAAATACATAGACAAATATAGAATCTTCAAGTATTGTAATGTTGGCAtgtaaatcacttttatttttggaatgcAGTTTaatgaaaatagcattaaaataactattaatctatgctaaaataaacaatataaaaagacaTAATTTGTGACATCAATAAAAAAGTGAGGTgggtaaaatgtaaataaataaagttttgcaTGCAATTAAGTTAAATTGTTATTAGTTtaaagtatattgttataatgttAAGATGTTTAATGTACTCTCCATGATAATCACAAATAGAATACCAATAGAAGATatataaaaggaaatgagaaaaaagtcaAAGCATGTTTTTGCAAGAAATCAGTGAAACTCAAAGGAATGTagcaagagaggaaaagagtgagTATAACTACGAGACATAAACTATTAACAAATGACAAGAGTAAGTCCTTCcctatcagtaattactttatgtaaatagattaaactttccaatcaaaaaacacagattaaatacattagaaaaatgtataacaAGATCTATTGATATACTGTCTATAAGAGAAACTAAATTTAAATCTAAGGGCACTCTTAcattgaaagtgaaaggatggaaaaagacataccATGAAAAAAGTAACCAAAATAGAGCATGAGTAGTCATAATTATAACAGATAGTATAGACATTAAGTCAAAACTATCATTTTTGATATGGTCACTTCACCACAAAAATATAACTATTTataaatacaaggtctgtccagaaaaaagtccagccattgtgaaTATAACAAGACTGGTTtgtatgacattgatgtaacctagccgccaaggagagtggactggaatgcacatgcaagaacaatgatgacttcaatgTACTAGTCAGTATGaatggtagacgccattgagtgagcatatgtactgtggggttatcacattcaaaatgattgagtgagtacagcaacaaatctgcatcaaattttgcattacgcttgaacattcctccatggaaactattcagatgattcagaaggccgcagctatgggcaacaggtgattggcagcttcatcacgataatgcacccactcattcatcccatcttgtgcagagttttttagtaAAACATCAAACTTCTCAGGTGACTCAActgccctacagcccagatttggtgctctgtgacttctggcttttcccaaaactaaaatcacctttgaaagggaagagatttcagactcatgatgagattcaggaaatttTGACAGGGCAgatgatggcaattgggagaagtgcgtgaggtcccaaggtgcctactttgaaggggactgagacgtcATTGTTTGATGTAcagtattttttgtattttgtatcttcttcaataaatatctctatttttcatagtatatggctgggtactttctggataTACTTAGTCACAGCTAATGGTGGAGCTCCCAAAGACATGAAGCCAACATTGATAGaactgaagagagaaatagaTAGCAACACATAACAGTAGGATATGTCAACAGCCCACTTTAATAATGAATAGAGCAACCAGACAGATCAATACAGAAACAGAGGACTTAAACAATACTGTTAGATGACATAGACCTAACAGACATACAGAACATTCCACCCCAAGATAACAAAAATGCACACTATCTCAACTATATAAAGAACATTCCttaggatagaccacatggtaggccaaaaataagtttttaaaaagctcaagaagactgaaataataCCAAGTATATTTCCAGCCATAGTGggataaaactagaaatcaatagcaaaaggaaaactcaaaaattcacaaatatgcataaattaaaaaacatacccTTAAAcagcaaagttttaaaaagaaagaaaatatcttgcacaaataaaaatgaagaaaaaaaacatactaAAACTTAAGGGGTGTAATGAAAGCAGTACTAAGAGAGAAGTTTATGACAGTaaacttatattaaaaaataagaaatacctCAAGTTAATAACCTAACTTTACAACTTAAGGAAATATAAAAGGAGAACAAATTAAGTCTAAACTtagcagaaaaaaggaaagaataaatattaaaatagaaataaatgaaatagagaatataaaagcaataaaaaaatcaccaaaacTTAAAGTGGTGTTTTTATCctttatgaacatagatgctacaaTACTCAACCACTGCATTATCTCCACTTGTGGCAAGGTCAAAAGTCACTGCcactggggagggcagggggcaatGTTACAAAGAGAGGATAAAAAATGTCAACCCTTCTTCTGGCACCACGTGTTCCACTTCAAGTGAGCCCAGCCAGGGTAAGGAGGCATGGGTTGCTTGTGAGAGGAGATCTGAAGTGCTCTTCAATATACATCACTTAGTATTCTCATTTCTAATAGAGAACTATATTTTACAACTTACCATTAACTAGGAATTAGCAGAAGAGTGAATAGAAACATCAAAGAAATGTCCAAGTGAGCTTGTTTGAAGAGACaatgggaaacaaaaataaagatgttttctaGCTATATCCAATGTGTTTTACCAGTCCGGTGTACTGGTTTCAAATGCTAATGTATATAAtgttaatagaaagaaaaatttggGAAACTTAATACTAAAGAGTTAACAGTAGTCACATTTGGGGATGAATTAGAAAGAGGAGGTGCGTTTAAAAGATTTTTACTCTTCATGCATATCTACTATTTGAATTATTTGCAAGGAGTGTATATTCATATATCACTTATGTAAGTGATGTGGGATTTTTAACATGTTATGGAGTTTTATTTCTTATAGGTAATGGCTCTGCCTAAATATTGTCCACTTTGTTATAATCAGATATTATTAGTATAACTCTTCAGAAAGAcaactttttttgaaatttttagagCCCAGCATTCATTATAGGGCTAGGTGTAAAGACTGTTTTCTAGATCTCTTTTTTTGGtagcaaaaagaggaaaaaggtaggaagggagagagagggtaagagaaggaggggagaggagaaaaggggaggggaagggaggagggaggaaagaaggaagggtgaggaggaaggTTGGTCCAAACTCCTTCCCTTACAAATTTTTAAAcagtctaatttaaaaaatatcccacTAACTCTATTAGTTCCTGCTAGTAGTAAATGAGTTCAACAAGAGCAAATACTGAGCATCATAGTGCTGTCtgcttgtattatttttcttttttttttagtgcttttaTGGATAACATAATTTTATGGAGAAATTGTACATCACATGGCACTTCCAAATGTTAAGAATTAGTAACAGTGCTCTTActtgaattcctttttttctttaatacagaAACAACATCAGGTTACAGATGCTCACGAAAGAACTAAGGAACCCCCAGTAAGTCACAAAGGCAAATTGGaaaagttcctttaaaaataattaatgatagTGATAAACATTGTTTTCCTGGATATTCTGCAATTATTCTGGCCTTTCCTCACATGTTACCACTAGAATCTTACAGGAGCTGCTTCCTGCCAACATAAGCATTGTGTGAAGACTTTACAAACATAGCTGGAAAGAACAGACCAATGACCTCTCCATGACTTCTTAGCAACTTTGCAAAAGGGAGGCTGAATTTTATATGTGGATTTGGTGGTTTGACTGGCCTGGGCTAACATCAGGTCCACATGTAAGGGGGGTGTAGTGGCTCCCTACCCCATGGCACCAGCTCAGTCTCATGTGCCATGAGTCACAGTGGCGGAAGAGAGCCTCCTTCCTGGTTGTCTTGACTCACTTGGGAGCAGAAGAGGATGCTCATTGGGGTTGTGGTCCTGTGTAATGTGAGAGACCGCAGTGAGCTAAACAGCTTCCCAACATGCAACCAAATCCCTCAAAGTAGGAGAGAACAGGATGAGAATGACCAAATTCACTGCTGATTTGGGCTGGCAAAGTTCAAAGAAGTTCTAACATTAGCTCTGGGTTCATAAAGCATGTTTTACTTTGTCTTTTCGACTTCTAATAGTTAAATTGCTGAAATTAAAGTTGCCTTTTCAATTGATTCTATAggaatttacattttgtttaagaGAGAATTTATATTCAAAGTCTCCCTTAGATCAGACCTAAATGTCCCAATTTGCCTGAGAACCCACATCTCTTTGGACTCCGTGAACATTGTCAACAGCTGTCTACTACTGCATTCTTCTCCAGGATTgatgtacttttcatttttaaaattgaaaccaCCAGTCCAAGGTTTTTCacccttcacctttttatttaTACAGTAGGATAATTTATTTAGTTACTTAATGGTAACTATATTATAATGAGCACTACGTGCTCTAGTGTTTTGTCTAATTATCAAATTACTAAACACCTGTCCCCTTTAGACAAAATTCTAAGATGATTTTAGTTGCAAACTAATAATAAAGGGAACATAACAAGAGTGTTAGGACAAAATGAATCAATGCTGAGCCATAGGTCCTCACAGAATCTACAGTGATTTATCAATTTAGATGACTCAGGAACCTATAGTTTCATGTACTGTTAATCGAGGCTATCCCTAAAGGCTACTCAGTTATATCGGGGGACCCAGAAGTCTGtatagtttttctgtaaaataagacacatttctcattttcacccataactttattgatttggatattttgagtatgtcagctatctcctgcttggtataacattgattgttttcagataatgtcttcatttgatcattatcaacttcaactggtctacctgaccacagagcatcatccagtgagaaatttccagcacgaaattttgcaaagcacttttgacatgtttgatcagtcacagcaccttcttcatacactgcacaaatctttctttttgtgtttcagttgcatttttacttttttgaaataacaaagcataatatgctgaaaatgttgcatattttcttctagcttcagtattaaaatggctacacaaaacttcaccaatttgatgtttttttaaatgtatgttgatatgacagctgttacaatacaatctaattgttttgagtgaagttaaagacaactaagcgctactagagccatcttatggaaaaaaccaaagaaatCTTTTGGCCAATTTGATACATTGCTGTCTCCCTTTATTTTCCTATAATGCTGTTCTTCTCCAACTTTCACCAGCTTTCTTCCTGCTTTATAGTATTTAAAGATTCGAGTTACAATTAATCTCTTTAAGTAAATGTGtgcatatttttcttgttttattaggattttttttctgttttctgttcatTCTTGCTCACTCTGACAAAACTTCATTACTGGGTCATTTTCACAATacttcttgtgtttttttctctgatcTTTGAGTTCATTGTGTCTGAATTTCCTTTTGGTCTCTTCTGCTTCCACCCACCCCTTAAATGATGATATTCCCTAGGATTCTGCCCTGCGTTCTCCCTTTTCAATCTGTACACTCTCCCTGAATGATGTTGTCCTGAAGTGTCTCTCCTGAAATCTCCAGGTTTATAATCTAGATGCCCACTAGACACATTTCCAAATGAACCGTATCTATTTCAAACACAAACTGTTCAGAATTAAGTTTATAACACAGTCCCTGTCCAATGCAGCTTTCCTCCTGATATCTTGATCTAAGTTAATGGCAAAGTCTCCAACCAAtcacccttttccttttcctctgttttcaatTCTACCTCTTAAGAGCTTACATATTCATCATTTCCTTTCCAACCCAAACTAATATATATTACTGAtttccattataaacaaatcTATTTCAGGACTTCAAGCTTTTGTCACATCTCATAACTAGTGGCAGTGTGGAGGATGGATTAGATGGGAACATTGTATTTGCatgactttataaaatatatatacattgcatcaacattcaacaaatatttaatttttccaattaaaacattttgttgatATTCAGGAAATTTCTTAAATATGCTTTAGCTCTTATAttgatagttttaaattttatttttaaattacaacttACATtcaatgtaattttatattagtttcaggtatacaccatagaggttagataatcatatactttacaaagtattccccagatatttccagtacccagctagttccacacatagttattagagTAACATTGACTATAATCCcaacgctgtactttacatccccatgaatattttgtaactaccaatttgtacattttaatcccttcagctttttcaccgagaccccaacacccctcccctctggcaaccatcagtgtgttctctgtatttatgattctgtttcaattttgtttgtttctttattttgttctttatattccaaatataagtgaaatcacatggtattatCGTTctctgactaacttatttcacttagcataataccctctaggttcttccaggctgtcacaaatggtaagatttcattctttttatgggtAAGTAATAATATTCCTTGTATAAACATAACCACTTGttttccactcatctactgatggatacttgaattgcttccatatcttgattaTTATAAATGACACTGCAGTATACATAGgtgtgcatatgtcttttcaaattagtgttttgtgtttctttggatatgtacacagaagtagaatcactaggtcataaggaagtttcatttttaattggaggaacttccacactgttttccataatgactgcaccaatctgcaatcacaccaacagtgtactagggttgccttttctccagtGATTTATGtatcctaataaataaatttatttggaTAAATTTATTAGGATAAACTTATTTATCCTAATAAATCAGTGGAGAAAAGacaaccctagtacactgttgattTAAtttatgtggagaaaaggcaaccctagtacactgtttgatttattcatgatagccatTTGGACAGGTGTGAGGTTttaatttgtggttttaatttgcatttctctgatgatttgtgatgttgagtGTATGTGCATttgtctattgtccatctgtatgtctccTCAGAGAAggatctgttcaggtcctctgcccatttttaaattggattatttggggttttgggggtttttttggtgttgagttgtatgagttctttagaaattttggatattaatcctgtgtcacatgtatcattggcaaatatcttcttccattcaataggttgccttttccttttgttaaCAGGTTCCTTTGTTGTTCAAAAACTTTTCGCTTAATgtagtcctatttattttttcttacagaaatataatacagaaaaatCTCCTAGAAGTCAATGAGACAtataacctaatttaaaaatgagcaaaaggatCTTTTCCTCTTCCGGTACTGGAGGATGCCCCACTGGCCATTTCTTCGGCCTCATCCCCCATGTGGGAAGTGACAGCAGTCATGGTGATGTTTGAGCAGATGAGAGCTAATGTGGGCAAGTTGCTTGAGGGTATCAACGGATACAATCCTAAGAATCTGGCCACCCTGGAGCACTATGTGGAGATGCCGGCCAAGAAGAATGCCTATGATCTGGAAGCCAACCTGGCTGTCCTGAAGCTGTACCAGTTCAACCCAGCCTTCTTTCAGACCACAGTCACTGCCCAGATCCTGCTGAAGGCCTTCACTAACCTGCCCCACACTGACTTCACTCTGTGCAAGTGCATGATCGACCAGGCCCATCAAGAAGAATGGCCCATCCGACAGATTTTGTACCTCAGATACTTGCTGGAGACCTGTCACTTCCAGGCCTTCTGGCAAGCCCTGGATGAAAACATGGACCTTTTGGGAGGTATAACTGGTTTTAAAGATTCTGTACAGAAATTTATCTGCCATGTCGTGGGCATCACTTATCAGCACATCGATCACTGGCTGCTGGCCGAGATGCCTGGGGA encodes:
- the LOC112301760 gene encoding eukaryotic translation initiation factor 3 subunit K-like isoform X2, whose translation is MVMFEQMRANVGKLLEGINGYNPKNLATLEHYVEMPAKKNAYDLEANLAVLKLYQFNPAFFQTTVTAQILLKAFTNLPHTDFTLCKCMIDQAHQEEWPIRQILYLRYLLETCHFQAFWQALDENMDLLGGITGFKDSVQKFSQLKVRMSKDGWSADGSGQIFICSQEESIKSKNIMEKIDFESVSSIMASSQ
- the LOC112301760 gene encoding eukaryotic translation initiation factor 3 subunit K-like isoform X1 → MVMFEQMRANVGKLLEGINGYNPKNLATLEHYVEMPAKKNAYDLEANLAVLKLYQFNPAFFQTTVTAQILLKAFTNLPHTDFTLCKCMIDQAHQEEWPIRQILYLRYLLETCHFQAFWQALDENMDLLGGITGFKDSVQKFICHVVGITYQHIDHWLLAEMPGDMPDSQLKVRMSKDGWSADGSGQIFICSQEESIKSKNIMEKIDFESVSSIMASSQ